The sequence TCGTCATGAGCGCGCGCCCGATCGCGAGCATCTGCTGCTCGCCGCCCGAGAGGGCGCCGCCGAGGCTCCGCGCGCGGGCCGCGAGCTGGGGGAAGAGCTCGAACACCCTGGGGACGGTCCACGGGTCCGCGCCGCCGCCGCGGTTCGCGGCGGTCGCCACGAGGTTCTCGCGCACCGTGAGGTTCGGGAACACCTGGCGGCCCTCGGGCACGAGGCCGATCCCGACCTGGGCGACGCGGTACGACGGGAGCCCGTGGATCGGCCGGCCGTCGAAGCGGACCGCGCCGGCCCGCGGCCTCACGATGCCCATGATCGAGCGGACCGTCGTCGTCTTGCCCATGCCGTTCCGGCCGAGCAGCGTCGCCACCTGCCCGGCCTCGACGGTGAGGCTCACGCCGAAGAGCACCTGGCTCATGCCGTACGCGGTCTCGATCGCCTCGACGACCAGCATCAGGCCGCGGCATCCTCGCCGAGGTAGGCGCGCCGCACCTCGGCGTTGGCGCGGATCTCGGCCGGCGTCCCCGTCGCGATGATGCGGCCGTAGACCATCACGGAGATCCGGTCGGCGAGCGTGAACACCGCGTCCATGTCGTGCTCGACGAGCACGAGCGTGAGGAGCTCCTTGAGCGTGCCGAGGAAGCGGATCATGCGCTGCGTCTCGTCGAGCCCCATCCCGGCGACGGGCTCGTCGAGCAGGAGCAGGCGCGGCTTCGTCGCGAGCGCCATCGCGATCTCGAGCTGGCGCTGCTCGCCGTGGGCGAGGTTGGCCGCGAGCACGTCGGCGCGCTCGCCCAGTCCCACGGAGGCGAGAACGGCCCGCGCCGGCTCGCGCAGCGCCCGCTCCGCGCGCGCGGGGCGCCAGAAGGCGAAGCTGTGTCCGGAATGCGCCTGGACGGCGAGCGCGACGTTGTCGAGCGCCGAGAAGTCCCGGAAGATGCTCGTGATCTGGAAGGAGCGCGCGAGGCCGAGGCGCGACCGCGCGGGGGCGTCGAGGCCGGCGATGTCCCGGCCGGCGAAGCTGATCGTGCCCGCATCGACGCTCAGGTCACCCGCCAGCTGCGAGAGGAGCGTCGTCTTGCCCGCGCCGTTCGGCCCGATGATCGCGTGGGTCTCGCCCCTGACCACGTCGAGGTCCACGCGGTCGGTCGCGCGGAGCCCGCCGAAGCTCTTGCTGAGCCCGCGGACGGCGAGGAACAGCTCAGCCATCGCGGGGCGCCTCGCCGGGCAAGAGGCCGAAGAGCCCGCGTTTCGCGAAGAGCACGACCAGGACGAGGAAGGGCCCGAGGACGATCTGCCAGTGCTCGGTCAGAGCGGACAACACGTCCTCGAGGAGCAGGAACACGACGGCGCCGACGACGGGCCCGTAGAGCGTCCCCATCCCCCCGAGGATCACCATGAACATGATCTCGCCCGAGCGGGTCCAGTGCATGAAGTCGGGCGTCAGGTACTCGGTCTGGTTCGCGAGGAGCGCGCCCGCCAGGCCGCACACGCTCCCGGCGAGCACGAACGCCGTGAGCTTGTAGCGGTAGGTGGGAAAGCCGATCGCCCGGGCGCGCGGCTCGTTCGACCGGGCGCCGCGCACGACCATGCCGAAGCGCGCGGCGACCAGCCGCCGCCCCAGGACGAGGAAGAGGAGCAGGAGCCCGAGGACCAGGTAGTAGAACGCGTACGGGTTCCGCAGGTCGATGAGGCCCGCGAACTGGCTTCGCGACTTGAGCGGCATGCCGTTGTCGCCGCCGTACGCGTCGAGGCTGATCCCCAGGTAGTAGAGCATCTGGGTGAAGGCCAGCGTGATCATGATGAAGTAGACCCCGCTCGTGCGGAGCGAGATCGCGCCGATCACGAGCGCGACGAGCGCCGAGGCGACGACGGCGACGGGCCACTGGACGAGGCCGCTGTGGATCCCGTGGAAGGCGAGGATCCCGACCGCGTAGGCGCCGACGCCGAGATAGGCCGCGTGGCCGAAGCTCACCATGCCGCCGTAGCCCAGGATCAGGTCGAGGCTCGCCGCCGCGAGCGCGAAGATGAGCATGCGCCGGAAGAGGTCGACGTAGAACGGCTGGTCGAGCACGGCGGCCGCCGGCGGCACGAGGGCGAGGGCGAGC comes from Candidatus Methylomirabilota bacterium and encodes:
- a CDS encoding ABC transporter ATP-binding protein; its protein translation is MLVVEAIETAYGMSQVLFGVSLTVEAGQVATLLGRNGMGKTTTVRSIMGIVRPRAGAVRFDGRPIHGLPSYRVAQVGIGLVPEGRQVFPNLTVRENLVATAANRGGGADPWTVPRVFELFPQLAARARSLGGALSGGEQQMLAIGRALMTNPRLLILDEATEGLAPLVRAEIWRCVERLKARGQAILLIDKDLVALTRIADAHYIIEKGQIVWRGGSAELRAREDVQHRYLGV
- a CDS encoding ABC transporter ATP-binding protein — encoded protein: MAELFLAVRGLSKSFGGLRATDRVDLDVVRGETHAIIGPNGAGKTTLLSQLAGDLSVDAGTISFAGRDIAGLDAPARSRLGLARSFQITSIFRDFSALDNVALAVQAHSGHSFAFWRPARAERALREPARAVLASVGLGERADVLAANLAHGEQRQLEIAMALATKPRLLLLDEPVAGMGLDETQRMIRFLGTLKELLTLVLVEHDMDAVFTLADRISVMVYGRIIATGTPAEIRANAEVRRAYLGEDAAA
- a CDS encoding branched-chain amino acid ABC transporter permease — protein: LALALVPPAAAVLDQPFYVDLFRRMLIFALAAASLDLILGYGGMVSFGHAAYLGVGAYAVGILAFHGIHSGLVQWPVAVVASALVALVIGAISLRTSGVYFIMITLAFTQMLYYLGISLDAYGGDNGMPLKSRSQFAGLIDLRNPYAFYYLVLGLLLLFLVLGRRLVAARFGMVVRGARSNEPRARAIGFPTYRYKLTAFVLAGSVCGLAGALLANQTEYLTPDFMHWTRSGEIMFMVILGGMGTLYGPVVGAVVFLLLEDVLSALTEHWQIVLGPFLVLVVLFAKRGLFGLLPGEAPRDG